The Meriones unguiculatus strain TT.TT164.6M chromosome 1, Bangor_MerUng_6.1, whole genome shotgun sequence genome has a segment encoding these proteins:
- the Ak3 gene encoding GTP:AMP phosphotransferase AK3, mitochondrial isoform X2 has translation MGASGRLLRAVIMGAPGSGKGTVSSRITKHFELKHLSSGDLLRQNMLQGTEIGVLAKTFIDQGKLIPDDVMTRLALHELKNLTQYSWLLDGFPRTLPQAEALDRAYQIDTVINLNVPFEVIKQRLTARWIHPASGRVYNIEFNPPKTVGIDDLTGEPLIQREDDKPETVIKRLKAYEAQTEPVLQYYQAIIMANARGRSTALGANRCL, from the exons ATGGGGGCTTCGGGGCGGCTGCTGCGCGCCGTGATCATGGGGGCTCCGGGCTCCGGCAAGGGCACCGTGTCATCGCGCATCACCAAACACTTCGAGCTAAAGCACCTCTCCAGCGGGGACCTGCTCCGCCAGAACATGCTGCAGGGCACAG AAATCGGTGTGTTGGCCAAGACCTTCATTGACCAAGGGAAGCTCATCCCAGATGACGTCATGACTCGGCTGGCCCTTCATGAACTGAAAAACCTCACCCAGTATAGCTGGCTGTTGGATG GTTTTCCGAGGACGCTTCCACAGGCAGAAGCCCTGGACAGAGCTTATCAGATAGACACAGTGATAAACCTCAACGTGCCCTTTGAGGTCATTAAACAACGCCTCACCGCCCGCTGGATTCATCCTGCCAGTGGCCGAGTGTACAACATTGAATTCAACCCTCCCAAAACTGTG GGCATTGACGACCTGACCGGAGAACCACTGATTCAGCGTGAGGATGACAAACCAGAGACAGTCATCAAGAGGCTAAAGGCGTACGAAGCCCAGACAGAGCCAGTCCTGCAGTACTACCA AGCAATCATAATGGCAAATGCTCGTGGGCGCAGTACAGCTTTGGGAGCGAACAGGTGCCTGTAG